The Paenibacillus uliginis N3/975 genome has a window encoding:
- a CDS encoding DNA cytosine methyltransferase, which translates to MARILTSLEICAGAGGQAIGLEQAGFEHLALVEIDEHACNTLRANRPSWNVVPEDLRNFSAKTFKGKIDLLAGGPPCQPFSTGGNQLGALDDRDLLPEVPRLAKECSPNAIMIENVAGLMAAGFSEYREAFTDAIKRLGYEGEWRLFNASDFGVPQLRPRVVFVALKKKYAKFFQWPIPIELPAPTVGEVLYEQMASRGWVGADDWKKKANVIAPTLVGGSKKHGGPDLGPTRAKRAWEAIGVNGHTLADEPPSPDFVGLPRLTVKMAALIQGFPPDWDITGKKTNAYRQVGNAFPPPVANAVGVAIAMAIQTAEARDKKNEKSKEGARC; encoded by the coding sequence ATGGCAAGAATACTTACTTCTTTAGAAATATGTGCAGGTGCTGGTGGGCAAGCAATAGGCCTTGAACAAGCAGGATTTGAACATCTTGCCTTAGTTGAGATTGATGAACATGCATGCAACACACTCAGAGCTAATAGGCCTTCGTGGAATGTTGTCCCTGAAGACTTGAGGAACTTTAGTGCGAAGACATTCAAAGGAAAAATAGACCTATTAGCTGGAGGGCCGCCATGCCAACCGTTTTCTACGGGAGGAAATCAGCTTGGTGCATTAGATGATAGGGATTTATTACCAGAAGTTCCTAGACTAGCAAAAGAATGTTCACCCAACGCAATTATGATTGAAAATGTTGCGGGTTTAATGGCTGCTGGTTTTAGTGAGTATAGAGAGGCTTTTACCGATGCTATTAAAAGGCTTGGATATGAAGGAGAGTGGAGGCTGTTTAATGCATCTGATTTTGGTGTTCCTCAGCTTAGACCTCGAGTAGTATTCGTAGCTCTAAAGAAAAAGTATGCAAAGTTCTTTCAATGGCCTATTCCTATTGAATTACCAGCACCAACTGTAGGAGAGGTATTATATGAACAAATGGCAAGTCGAGGTTGGGTCGGAGCCGATGATTGGAAAAAGAAAGCGAATGTTATAGCTCCTACACTTGTAGGTGGCTCGAAAAAACACGGAGGTCCTGATTTGGGACCAACCAGAGCAAAACGTGCCTGGGAAGCAATAGGTGTGAATGGGCATACGTTAGCTGATGAGCCGCCTTCTCCTGATTTTGTGGGATTGCCTAGACTAACTGTAAAAATGGCTGCTTTAATACAAGGGTTTCCGCCGGATTGGGATATTACAGGGAAAAAGACTAATGCATATCGCCAAGTTGGGAACGCATTTCCACCACCAGTAGCAAATGCTGTAGGTGTAGCAATTGCGATGGCAATTCAAACTGCAGAAGCGAGGGATAAAAAAAATGAAAAGAGCAAAGAAGGGGCAAGGTGCTAA